TGAACGGCGGATAACACGTAATAGCGACTGTACATCGCTCTCTTCAAAGACAAAGCCACTGGCTATTCCGTCAGCCAGATTTTCGAGGGAACAGTCCTCAACAGTATCGGTGAGCCCGCCAGTGCGTCTTACCAGCGGTAACGTGCCATATTTCAGGCCATAGAGCTGCGTCAAACCGCAAGGTTCAAAACGACTGGGAACCAGGATCACATCGGCACCAGCGATAATGCGATGCGAGAACGCTTCATGATAACCAATCTGCACGCTGACCTGGCCAGGATGCGCCGCCGCTGCCGCAAGGAATCCCTCCTGCAGGCGCGGATCTCCCGCCCCCAGCAAGACAAACTGCCCTCCCTGCTCTAGCAGTGCCGGTAACGCCTCCAGCACTAAATCGAGCCCTTTCTGATGGGTCAGGCGACTGACCACCGCGAATAAAGGGGCGCGTAAGTTGACCTGTAGCCCCATCGTCATCTGGAGCTGGCGTTTGTTTTCCTGCTTGTTTTCCAGACAGTCACAATCGTAATGGGAAGTCAGTAGCGTATCGCTCGCCGGGTCCCAGATATTTTCATCCACACCATTGAGGATACCCGAGAGCCGCTCTTGCTGCTGTCGTTGCAGCAGGAGTCCCTCCATACCATAAGCAAACTGGGGACTGGTGATTTCACGGGCATAAGTCGGACTGACTGCTGTAATATGGTCGGCATAATAGAGCCCCGCTTTGAGGAAAGAGATCTGGCCATGAAATTCGAGACCATACATATGGTAAAACGACCACGGTAGCGCGATATCAGACATATGGTGAGCCGAGAACATCCCCTGGTAGGCGAGGTTATGCACGGTAAAGACCGATTTAGCTGGATGCCCACGTGCTTCGAGATAGGCAGGTACCAGTCCGGCATGCCAGTCATGAGCATGGATAACCTCAGGCTGCCAGAAAGGATCTAACCCGGCTGCCATTTCACAGCCGACCCACCCCAACAGTGCAAAACGTAGCACATTGTCGGCATAAGCATTTTGCCAGGCGTCGTGATAGGGACTGCCGGGGCGGTCATAAAGATGTGGCGCTTCAATTAAATAGAGACTGAGGCCGTTAAAGTGAGCAAACAGCAGGGTTATCGGGCCGGCGAATGTCTCCCGTTGTGTTACCACCTGGGCATCGGTGACTCCCTCGCGGATAGCGGGGAATGCCGGTAACAGGATACGGCTGTCTTCACCGGCAGTGATTTGTGCGGCGGGCAGCGCACCAATCACGTCCGCCAGTCCACCGGTTTTGAGTAACGGAAATATTTCCGAACAGACATGTAAGACCCGCATAGTCATTACTCCTGCTGATATCCCAGTTTACGCAACATATCGCGCGTTACCAGTACGATGCCCTCTTCGGAGCGGTAGAATCGGCGGGTGTCCTCTTCCGCGTGTTCACCAATCACCATCCCTTCGGGGATCACACAGGCGCGATCAATCACACAGCGATGCAGTCGACAGGAGCGTCCGACCCGGACATCGGGTAATAAAACGGCAGAATCGATATGGCAGAAAGAGTTGATTCGCACCCGAGAGAACAGAACCGACTGCACGACGACGGAGCCCGAAATAATACAGCCACCGGAAACCAGCGAGTTCAGTGTCATACCGTGACTCCCCGAGTGGTCATGGACAAATCGGGCCGGTGGCAGCGGCTCCATATGGGTGCGGATCGGCCAGCTCTGATCGTACATGTCCAGTTCCGGCATCACGGAAGCGAGATCAAGATTGGCTTTCCAGTAGGCGTCCAGGGTGCCGACATCACGCCAGTAGGGTTGTGAATCGGGATCAGACTGGACACAGGAGTGGGTAAAGGGATGGGCGTAAGCGACACCGGCTTCGGTTAATTTAGGAATAATATCTTTGCCAAAATCATGACTGGAGTTTTCGTCGTTATTATCTTCCGTCAACAGATCATAAAGAAAATCGGCATCAAAGACATAGATCCCCATACTGGCCAGTGATTTGCTGGCATCGCCCGGCAGGATCGGGGGGGCGACCGGTTTCTCAATAAAGGCGATAATTTTATTATTTCTGTCTACCGCCATCACGCCAAAAGCCGAAGCTTCTTCGACCGGCACCGGCATACAGGCCACGGTGCAGCAGGCACCTTTTTCCACATGGTCGATCAACATCCGGGAGTAATCCTGTTTGTAGATATGATCGCCCGCAAGGATCATCACATATTTTGCCCGATAGCGACGAACAATATCGAGATTCTGGGTGACCGCGTCGGCCGTTCCGCGATACCAGTTTTCCCCCTGTACTCGCTGCTGGGCAGGCAGCAAATCGACAAACTCGTTCATCTCTTCGCTAAAAAATGACCAGCCACGCTGGATATGCTGCACCAGGGTATGAGACTGATACTGCGTGATAACACCGATACGGCGGATGCCTGAATTAATGCAATTAGATAGCGCAAAGTCGATGATGCGAAACTTGCCGCCAAAATGCACCGCTGGCTTGGCGCGTTTTGCGGTTAAGTCTTTCAGCCGGGTACCCCGTCCGCCAGCAAGAATCAGTGCCACCGTCTTTGTCGGTAGTTCCCGTGCCTGCATTAATAAGTCGTTCTCTTTTAGTCTCACCATGATGACCCCCTTTTTACATCCCTGCCTTTCAGATACCCTCGCCCGATCGAAAATTTCAGGATTTATTTGCGCTGAAAGATACAGATCCCATGCGCGGGTCCATGCCAGATAGTCATAATGCGGTGGTTATCCTCCCCGCTAAAGGGGGGGACGCTGTACCATGTTCCTGCGGGTAAGGTCATCTCGACCTTATCCGGGGTAGCATTCAGGGTGATTAACCAATGGTCAGTCAGCAGGATTTGCATCCGTGTGATCCCGGACTGCCACTCGTCAACCGTTAAAGGTTGTGCATATTGATTGAGCCACTGCACGTTGCCATCGCCTTCCTGCCACCAGCAATTGACGGTCAATGCCGGAATATGGCGACGCAGATGAATGAGTGCGGCAGTAAACGCAATCAGTTGATGATCCGCCTGACGCCAGTCGAGCCAGGTAAGTGCATTGTCCTGACAATAGGCATTATTATTGCCCTGCTGGCTATGCCCTGACTCATCACCGGCCAGCAACATCGGTGTCCCCTGTGCCAGCAGTAGAGTGGTGAGGAGCGCATGGACGCTATTTTGCCGTCGTTTAGCAACATCGGGTGGGCTCGCTAATCCTTCTGTCCCATGATTATGGCTGTAGTTATTGTTGCTGCCATCACGATTGTCTTCACCGTTTGCTTGATTATGTTTTTGCTCGAAACAGACACAGTCACGTAAGGTGAAGCCATCGTGAGCGGTCACCAGGTTGATGGCGGCGGCGGGTTGACGGCCATTGCGGCAAAAGCGATCACTGGAAGCCGCAAAGCGGCGGGCAAACTCTCCTGATGAGAGATTGTTTTGCAACCAGAAACGTCTGGTGGAATCGCGAAAAAGATCATTCCACTCGGCAAACAAAGGCGGAAAATTGCCCGCCTGGTAGCCATCGGGGCCGATATCCCAGGGTTCGGCAATCAATTTGACGGCTGCCAGGTGTGGGTCCTGGCGGATGGCTTCAAACAGCGGTGCATCCTGGCGAAATTCTGGGGTACGTCCCATCACGGTTGCCAGATCGAAACGGAAACCATCAACGTGACACTCATCGACCCAGAAACGTAGGCACTGGCGGGCATATTCCACCACTGCAGGATGGCTGAGATTGAGCGTATTACCGCAACCACTCCAGTTGATATAATCGCCTGTTGGCTGAAGCCAGTAATAACTACGGTTGTCGATGCCGCGTAGTGAAATTGTGGGGCCGCTCAGATCGATTTCGGCACTGTGATTGAGCACGATATCAAGGATCACTTCGATACCGGCTGTATGCAACGCTTTGATGGCATCACGTAATTCATTCAGCGCCCGTGCCGGTACGCGGGCATAGCGTGGTTCGACGGCAAAGAGCGCCAGCGGGTTATAGCCCCAGTAATTACGCAAGCCCATTTGTTGCAGGCGGGGTTCGGTGGCAGATTGCGCCACTGGCATTAGCTCCAGTGTGGTGATGCCAAGGGTATGAAAATAGTCGATCATTCGTGGGTGAGCTAACGCCTGATAGGTGCCGCGAATGTCGGCCGGGAGATCAGGATGCAGCCAGGTCAGCCCTTTGACATGTGCTTCATAGATAACCGTCTGACCCCAGGGGATGGCGGGAGGCGTATCATTACCCCAGTCGTAGCGCAGATCGACCACCTGTGATTTAGGGGCAATCGCGGCGCTATCATGCGGATCGGGCGACTGATCGCCACCGAACAGGCGCGCATCATCGCATAATTCGCCGACAACTTGATGAGCGCAAGGATCGAGCAGCAATTTGGCCGGATTAAAGCGATGTCCCTGCGCCGGTTGCCAGGGCCCATGCACCCGGTAGCCATAGCGCAATCCCGGTCTGCCCGTCGCCAGAAAGCCGTGCCAGATATCGCCACTGCGCCTCGGTAAATCAGCACGCTGTTCGTGACCTTCGGCATCGAACACACATAACTCGACGCGCTCGGCATGGGCGGAAAAGAGCGCAAAATTAACTCCGTTACCCTCGTAGCGGGCACCTGAGGGTGTCGGCTTGCCTGCGGTCAGCGTGATCATTGCGCCTCCCGAACCAGCCAGAGCGTTGCCAGTGGCGGCA
The sequence above is drawn from the Enterobacteriaceae bacterium ESL0689 genome and encodes:
- the glgA gene encoding glycogen synthase GlgA, with the translated sequence MRVLHVCSEIFPLLKTGGLADVIGALPAAQITAGEDSRILLPAFPAIREGVTDAQVVTQRETFAGPITLLFAHFNGLSLYLIEAPHLYDRPGSPYHDAWQNAYADNVLRFALLGWVGCEMAAGLDPFWQPEVIHAHDWHAGLVPAYLEARGHPAKSVFTVHNLAYQGMFSAHHMSDIALPWSFYHMYGLEFHGQISFLKAGLYYADHITAVSPTYAREITSPQFAYGMEGLLLQRQQQERLSGILNGVDENIWDPASDTLLTSHYDCDCLENKQENKRQLQMTMGLQVNLRAPLFAVVSRLTHQKGLDLVLEALPALLEQGGQFVLLGAGDPRLQEGFLAAAAAHPGQVSVQIGYHEAFSHRIIAGADVILVPSRFEPCGLTQLYGLKYGTLPLVRRTGGLTDTVEDCSLENLADGIASGFVFEESDVQSLLRVIRRSFVLWSRPSLWRYVQRQAMKKDFSWRVAANAYHELYQRLM
- the glgC gene encoding glucose-1-phosphate adenylyltransferase; this encodes MVRLKENDLLMQARELPTKTVALILAGGRGTRLKDLTAKRAKPAVHFGGKFRIIDFALSNCINSGIRRIGVITQYQSHTLVQHIQRGWSFFSEEMNEFVDLLPAQQRVQGENWYRGTADAVTQNLDIVRRYRAKYVMILAGDHIYKQDYSRMLIDHVEKGACCTVACMPVPVEEASAFGVMAVDRNNKIIAFIEKPVAPPILPGDASKSLASMGIYVFDADFLYDLLTEDNNDENSSHDFGKDIIPKLTEAGVAYAHPFTHSCVQSDPDSQPYWRDVGTLDAYWKANLDLASVMPELDMYDQSWPIRTHMEPLPPARFVHDHSGSHGMTLNSLVSGGCIISGSVVVQSVLFSRVRINSFCHIDSAVLLPDVRVGRSCRLHRCVIDRACVIPEGMVIGEHAEEDTRRFYRSEEGIVLVTRDMLRKLGYQQE
- the glgX gene encoding glycogen debranching protein GlgX encodes the protein MITLTAGKPTPSGARYEGNGVNFALFSAHAERVELCVFDAEGHEQRADLPRRSGDIWHGFLATGRPGLRYGYRVHGPWQPAQGHRFNPAKLLLDPCAHQVVGELCDDARLFGGDQSPDPHDSAAIAPKSQVVDLRYDWGNDTPPAIPWGQTVIYEAHVKGLTWLHPDLPADIRGTYQALAHPRMIDYFHTLGITTLELMPVAQSATEPRLQQMGLRNYWGYNPLALFAVEPRYARVPARALNELRDAIKALHTAGIEVILDIVLNHSAEIDLSGPTISLRGIDNRSYYWLQPTGDYINWSGCGNTLNLSHPAVVEYARQCLRFWVDECHVDGFRFDLATVMGRTPEFRQDAPLFEAIRQDPHLAAVKLIAEPWDIGPDGYQAGNFPPLFAEWNDLFRDSTRRFWLQNNLSSGEFARRFAASSDRFCRNGRQPAAAINLVTAHDGFTLRDCVCFEQKHNQANGEDNRDGSNNNYSHNHGTEGLASPPDVAKRRQNSVHALLTTLLLAQGTPMLLAGDESGHSQQGNNNAYCQDNALTWLDWRQADHQLIAFTAALIHLRRHIPALTVNCWWQEGDGNVQWLNQYAQPLTVDEWQSGITRMQILLTDHWLITLNATPDKVEMTLPAGTWYSVPPFSGEDNHRIMTIWHGPAHGICIFQRK